One Triticum dicoccoides isolate Atlit2015 ecotype Zavitan chromosome 5B, WEW_v2.0, whole genome shotgun sequence genomic window carries:
- the LOC119309430 gene encoding uncharacterized protein LOC119309430, whose product MVEQGSDNDGAAIPVSDVIPNEVVITYDKDHPKMDLGTMYPSMKEFRLAVRQFFINEEFDIGTEKSDKKRFRGFCKSSEDCPWRIVGSLQDDKCTVKVTVLVDQHDCVSSSRVKTITPSQDWVANKAVSILRSSPNMGAKELQKKLQEQSKVTILYDTVWRGKEKALAEVYGKWEESFEMLYKWKAEVPEEVTWKCCGD is encoded by the exons ATGGTTGAGCAGGGCAGTGACAATGATGGTGCTGCCATTCCTGTTAGTGATGTCATACCAAATGAGGTAGTGATTACATATGATAAGGACCACCCAAAAATGGACCTTGGCACAATGTACCCATCAATGAAGGAATTTAGGTTAGCAGTGAGGCAATTTTtcatcaatgaggagtttgatataggCACAGAGAAGTCGGATAAAAAGAGATTTAGAGGGTTCTGCAAGTCAAGTGAGGATTGTCCTTGGAGGATTGTTGGCAGCCTACAGGATGATAAATGTACTGTAAAG GTCACAGTTTTAGTTGATCAACATGATTGTGTTTCAAGCAGCAGAGTGAAGACCATAACGCCATCGCAAGACTGGGTAGCTAACAAGGCTGTGAGTATCCTTAGGAGTTCACCTAATATGGGTGCTAAAGAATTACAGAAAAAGTTGCAAGAACAATCCAAAGTCACGATTCTATATGACACGGTCTGGAGGGGGAAAGAAAAAGCTCTTGCAGAGGTTTATGGTAAATGGGAAGAGAGTTTTGAGATGTTATATAAATGGAAGGCTGAGGTACCTGAAGAGGTCACCTGGAAGTGTTGTGGAGATTGA
- the LOC119309428 gene encoding caffeoylshikimate esterase-like, whose amino-acid sequence MANGDIKYQEEYISNARGLNLFTCQWSPSNYEPKALIFLCHGYAMECSISMRGTGTRLAKAGFAVHGVDYEGHGKSLGLQGYISNLNDVVVEINTYFASVCEKEEHRRKRKFLLGESMGGAIALMLHRKEPTFWDGAILVAPMCKIVEEMKPSPMVITILSKLGNVIPTWRIIPNEDIIDRAIKSQEWREEVRNNPYCYKGRPRLKTGYEIFMASLDIESNLEKVTLPFIIVHGGADAVTDPAVSEALYTLAESKDKMLKLYPGMCHVLTSGEPENNIDIVFSDIIRWLDARALVQKES is encoded by the exons ATGGCCAATGGTGATATCAAATATCAAGAG GAATATATTTCAAATGCACGAGGATTGAACCTCTTTACATGCCAATGGAGCCCTTCAAACTACGAACCAAAAGCTCTCATCTTCTTATGTCATG GATATGCCATGGAATGCAGCATTTCAATGAGAG GCACCGGCACACGGCTGGCAAAGGCTGGATTTGCGGTGCACGGAGTGGACTATGAAGGCCATGGAAAGTCTTTAGGACTTCAAGGCTATATTAGCAATCTAAATGATGTCGTGGTCGAGATCAA TACATACTTTGCAAGTGTTTGTG agaAAGAGGAGCACAGGAGAAAACGGAAGTTCTTGCTCGGTGAGTCCATGGGAGGAGCTATCGCATTGATGCTTCACAGGAAGGAACCTACCTTTTGGGATGGGGCCATTTTAGTCGCCCCCATGTGCAAG ATCGTAGAAGAAATGAAGCCTAGTCCCATGGTGATTACAATCTTAAGCAAGCTCGGCAATGTAATCCCTACATGGAGGATTATTCCTAATGAAGACATCATTGATAGGGCAATTAAAAGCCAAGAATGGCGTGAAGAG GTCAGAAACAATCCTTATTGCTATAAAGGAAGGCCTAGACTAAAGACTGGTTACGAAATTTTTATGGCAAGCTTGGATATTGAAAGCAACCTTGAAAAG GTAACCCTGCCATTCATTATAGTCCACGGTGGTGCTGATGCTGTGACTGACCCAGCAGTAAGCGAGGCACTATATACACTAGCTGAGAGTAAAGACAAGATGTTGAAGCTCTACCCAGGGATGTGTCATGTTTTGACTTCCGGTGAACCAGAGAACAACATTGACATTGTGTTTTCAGATATCATTCGGTGGCTTGATGCGAGGGCATTGGTTCAAAAAGAATCATAA